From the genome of Nicotiana tabacum cultivar K326 chromosome 2, ASM71507v2, whole genome shotgun sequence:
CAATGTGAGACTTTCCAACGCGAATCCGGATTTAATCGGGCCCCAATATGAATACCGGACACCGggtgaaaaaccaaaaaaaaaataaactgcAAATTAAAAAGAAGGCAAAGGTGTAACTCTTGAAAACATTGTTGGAAATAAGAAATTACAGATTCATAGTGACAACTGACAAAGATATATAAAAGGGTGCAATCAAAGGATTTCAACAAGATTTATGCTTCACCGCAAATTTCTGATTAATTTACAGAAGATATATACTAGTCGTAATATACATTTATATAGTCACCAAATGCACTAGTCAATATTGTCGTGTAAACACCTCAAATGAGAAGAGCACTAGCTTAATTTCAGGTTATAAATGGAACTCGTTGTTGTTGCTAAAAGTAGGTAAAAATATTTGGAAAGCAAATTCTTCATTAGTGTTGGATGAATCTCTGATTTTTTGTTGATCGCAAAAATAATAGCCATATATGATGGTCTTCACACTACTTTTATTATGATGTATATAAAGATTTGGGCTTGTAATAAACTCTAATTTTATTGGCCAAAAAAGTGCTTTTGTGCACTAGCATACTAGCTTTTAAGCAGTTGACAAGATATTAGGAAGgttaaaatttaaattattataatcATATACCTAAAATAATACTTTGAAACTAAAAGCTCGACTTACGTGATTGGTCAACAAGTTGAGTTAAATTAGAGATACATTCAATTTGAAGACTCAAAATTTGTTAACTTTCGTCTAATGAATTGTATTGTAATATGTTTCATAACAGCTTACAAAATAATTAACttgttgaattgtgaaatatTACTTCCTTAGTTCAAGAAAAAGTACGTTACATTATTGAcattataatataaaataaattttggtCAGTCAAATTAGCGAGTAAAACATAATGCAAATTTGATTATTGACTCAATTCACAAAATACGTGTCGTATATTAGTTTATTTAACAAATTTTTTCTCATTCAGTGTTTATTATTTTCAATTGGGTAAAATCATTTAACTAGGCTGAATTGGCGCTGCCAACTCAACCAACTTGACTCTAATATTAAACATTAATAAACTATTTCAACTTTATCTGGTTGAGTTATCTTTTTAAATTGACGAGTCATAAATATACTTGTttaaaactttaaataattaGTCTTAATTTGGATCAACATTTCTCTAATTTAGAACTTAAGCCCaaattttatatgcattttatcCAATACATATCTACAGCTTCACTCCTAGAAAGTAGAAACCATATTTCCGCACAATTTTTTTCCCCAAAaccttttcaattattttttctGGAAAATTCCTATGAATTGccaaaaaaataatttggagACGTTAGAACTAACTAACCAACCGACTTAAAAAGTTGGGATAGATTTGGTTATAAAATGAGAATTAGTGGCTCCTTTCTCAGTGAACTCTATTTCTTCTCTCATAtcgttctctctctctctctctcaaaatcAAGAATCGCCTGCATTTCATCATTTGGAAAGGAAGATGAGGAAGAAGAGCAAAGTAGATGTTCAAGAAAAAGCACAAGCAAAACCAACTTCATATACTGGTTCAAGAAAGCAGAATCTGATGGCTCCAACAGAAGCCACAAACGAAGCAAATTCATATACATTTCTAGGTCACAAGAACGTGAAAAGGCGGAAGAATATTAATCCATATTATAATGGAGATCGAAATATGTTGATGTATAGGAATTCTTTCCATGTACAAAGTCGTGAACAAGTGATGATCAGAGATAATCTCATGATTGAAAATAAAGAGTCTGTCACTGATGCTGCAAATTACTCAAAATCAAGTAAGGGGAGTGGAATCAAGAATTCATTTAAACAGATGATGATGCGTATTATCAATCGGTAAACAcaagaaactacttttttttttctttttttttactcttgTGGGTGTTGATTTattcaataattaatcaattgaGTATATGAATCTTGAAAGTGGGTCTCAATTTAATTGTATACAAACATGGATAAGATCATTAAATTGCATCCTTGCTTCCTAATTTCTTATCTTATATCCAGAACTTGAACAATAATGATATATGAATTCTCTGACTGGGTTTGTttctaatttaatttaaatataatCATTTGAGTATATGAATCCATTTTAATTGTATACAAACAGAGATATGGAGTCTTTGCTTCCTTTTGTTATCTTATATTATGGGGATTGGGGAGTGGAATCAAGAAGTTGAAAAACATAATGATACGTAGCGTAGGAACTctatcatattttttttttatcattgtaTTTGCAGAGGCAAACCAGCTAAGGAAGAAGGGCGAGTTTATAGTGTGTTTGAGAAAGCATTAACAGAGAAAGATGTTCAAGGCATGTTGCTGATTCCAGCGAAATTTGCACGCTATTTCCCTTCTTTTGATAAGACCATAAGTAGAACTAATGGACATACAAGGAGGGACGTAGAGTTACAATTTTTTGATCCTGGAGGCACATTTTGGGAGATCAAATGGGTTAAGGATCGTTCACAGTATTTTTTCAGTGGAAAATGGAAGGACATTGTTGCTGAACATGAGTTGAAATCaggggatgttattatcattgaGCTTTCACATGACAAGCACTTTCCTATCAGATTTAAGAAGCAGAGAAACATTTTAGTGTGGGAACAACAAGTAGTCAAGGAGTCGGAGTCTACACATTAAGTGTCATCGGTGATTACTGTTTACCGAAATAAAAGAGTTCCTTAAGAATGCAAAAAGATTAATACTTCACTGCAAATTCCCATTTTTAGTTACTAGTAGTAGTATTACTTTCTTAGATCATATTAGTCATGGCAGCACAAATAAATCTTGTTTCATAATTCGCTCAAAATGGAAGAGAGTATTAGATTAGTATGCTGAACAAGTTGTTGATGCACAAGCTTCTTCGTATGTGGTGTCATTCTGTTGATACATTGTGCTCTATAATGTTcccttcttttgtttttcttatctcttttttcCATGTTAGCACTTAGCACTGAGATTGGTTGGTATAACATGGAGTTTTAGTCTCCCTAATACTTGAAATTTTGCCCCTGTAATTCTATGATAAGATGGTGATATGCACATTTGGAAAAGAACTGGTTTCATCTCCATATTTGGCACTAATGTATGTTGTCTTTAATTAACACTTTTATACTCCTAATTATTGTTTCTTAGATTATGCTTAGCTTGCTGCATtattcttttgcttgttgaaacatAAAAGAACTCATTGCTAGCTGTTGCTAAGACATGAAGTCTTTTAGTAGGAATCATATTTCACAAGTAGGCAGAaatatttggaaaatattttcttcaatGTTGGATGAAGTTTCAGTTTTCAGTTGGATATTTATAGTAACGGCAGCTGCAACTGTTAATTGGCTTCCCACTATGAAACTGTTCCTTCTAACTTTTAAGCCGATATTAGTCTCGTGGCTAAAAAACATATTGGTGCAGTGGAAGTTAAAGGCTAATTCTTTCCTGTAACAGTCCGGTTTCCTTGTAATCTGCTTATATATATGGTGCTTTTTATTTTTAGGTTACTTCCCAAAATATACAACTGGTTTTGTTTTGTTCAAAGAGTAATATTCAAccactccctctgtttcaatttaaatgaggtagtttgactcgacacggagtttaagaaaacgaaaaatttttaaaacttgtgatcttaaaaacttaagggttaaaagctttgtggggcatgtcaattgtgtgattataaaaacttctcattaagaataaaattggtaaaattgagagtttaaagttgaattatttctaaatttagaaatgtgtcatttattttggaacagactaaaaaagaaagtactttATCTAATTTGTAACAGAGGGAGTAGTTCATTTAAAAGGTACTGTAATACCATCTGCCAAGAAGGCAAAAATGCCATCACCGGAGAAAAGCAATTTAGGTGGAAAAAACGACCACAGTGGGAGTCGAACCCACGACCTTCTGATCCGAAGTCAGACGCGCTAATCCACTGCGCTATGCGGTCCCAATATGCTACATTTCAGTGATAGCTTTTAATATCCCAAGTATCGCTAAAACACCCAAAAACCCTAAATTTAAGTGTTGATAGTAACATGAATTAAAACTTAAAAtacaatatatttttatttaatgacTAAAGGACGTTTAATATTCggatatataaaaatattatttaggtCCTTTAGACCAATTCACTAATTAGCATAAAAAGGGGGCACATGCCACTTCCTGCTTTGAGTTTCAAACTCTCAATCCACATTCACCTTCCACggatttcaattttattttattttgatttgatattTGAGTGGGTTTTGCAATAGTAACATTAGATTCTCGGATTGCCAAATAATTAAGCCATATTTGCTTCCGTAATACAACAACATACCTAATATTATCCCACATATTTACTTCCGTAATCAAGAAGTCAAATACAAAATAATCCCGTAATTGGGGTGGGGGTAGGAGGAGGTTTGGTTCTAAGATAGAACTCGATAAACATTGCACTTAGTAAGAATTTCAGGGCTAACATTATCGAGTTTCAGTCAGTATCGTCTGTTATTTTATTTAGTTAATTGTATATTGGAAGACCCTACCTAGCTAAATAAATTTCCTAGCCTTATTCTTTTTTCATAtttaaaaaggtacaaaatgtgGGACTGGCGGATACATACAAATATTACTAGTATATATGTCGCCTTGTTCAGATACATAATAATACTATTGtcatgaaataaaagcaatttagtaaaacatgaacaagaaatggagataaagagaatgaagagattttcttctttaaATTGTGTATCTTTACCTATCTATTAAAGGTCTTTATATAGGTATGAAAAGTGAAGAATCACTATTgtaaatatgtcattgaacatatcattaagcatttgagaggaAGATCATGGATTTACAATCATAACTCCATAAGTATTAGAGTAGTGTGAGTTATGGAGATAATGGAGaggagtagacatccaccataaattaatttttcttataacactcccccttggatgtccatagataatgtgcctcgttaaaatcttattaggaaaaaaccctacgGGAAAAAataattctagtgaaggaaaagaaGTACACATTTAGAAATATGCCTTTTGGTTacttcgttaaaaaccttgcaagaaaaacccaatgggacaaaaccttgtaagggaaaaagagtacaacacgtattaactccccctgatgagagcatcaattcgcatcgttgagccttcgcatcccaatcttatAGACTAGTTTCTTGAaagttgacgtcggtagagatttggtgaacaaatcagccatattatcacttgaacgaatctgttgcgcattgatatcaccattcttttaaagatcatgtgtgaaaaataactttggtgaaatgtgctttgtcctatcttcTTTTATGAATTCTCCCTTCAATTGGGATATGCATGCTTCATTGTCTTCCtacaaaattgtgggtaatttatcacacttcaaaccacatttgtctcgaataagacgtATTATagatctcaaccatacacatttgcttcatgaatagcaattatctcagcatgattagatgaagtagccaagattgattgcttagtcgatcgccaagatatgacagtgtcTCCACATGTAAATACATAGCTTGTTTGAGATCAGGCCTTGTGTAGGCCAGATAAATACCGAGCACTGGCATAACTAACAAGATCGGGATTGCAATCACTGCCATATAATAAGCCCATATTGGTAAttccttttagataccgcaatatgtgtttgattctatTCCAATGTTTAattgtaggagaagagctatatcttactaagacattaactgaaaaagttatgtcaggtcttatagtgttagcaagatacattagtgcaccaattgcactaagatatggtacttaaggaccaagaaactcttcattattttcatgaggtcagaatgtatctttatttatatcaagcgatctcacaaccatcgagttactcaatggatgtgttttatccatatagaatcgctttaaaatcttttcagtgtatgctaattgatggacaaaaattatATCTTTTATATACTCAATTattagaccaagacaaaattttgtcttttcaagatctttcatttcaaattctttctttaaacaatctactgctttaggaagctggGGTCCCCAGGAGTTCAAATGAtatttatatcatcaacatacacggcgattCTAATAAATTcagatccagatctttttataaagacacaaggacaaattgaatcattcttgtaccattctttcaacaggtacttacttaggcgattataccacatgcaccctaattgtttcaatccgtataaagatttttgaaactttatttaataaatttcttagaAACCTTAATATgtttcagaacaatttaaatccttcaatgattttcattatacgcatatcaagtttttcatgtattgctagattaaaacctgaaatgactacatccaccacaggagaacatgtctaTATGTAATCAGTGCCAGGATATTTAAAAttttcttgtgacacaagtcgtgtttatgtctatcgacttgacttTTTTcgaacaagaacacatttatacctccactggctttatacttttaGGTGTTGGGattatccgtccaacttcatatttttcaggtgaagtcaattttcattgcgtattttttatttggacaatcatttatctgtccaaatttcatgacagatttgagctcaataTCCTCGTCAATAATATTTAGCGCtatattatattaacaatatcgtcgacgatcattttatgtcggttccattattacccaataaagacataacttaatgagatctctttatctcattattttcaagTACTCGAGCCTCTCCCATAAAATCTTATGAAGttttatgtcgtggtgctcttctagagcacctgcctccttattatgaccattttgaacgtttgctcctctccttcttcaatgAGCTTTaactttggaaccgattagtctattacgcTTTATGCGTGCCATAAAATCTGTCCATCAGGGAcgttattctatttggagcattatcagctgaaatatgacatttagctttgggtccgcaaatgcgtctggcaataatttgCGAATGAATTAttacttgaacttcaagttcatattttcttgtacgaggatctatatgtattcataaaaaTTCATTCCACGTATCGCTTTTTCagttgcccccccccccccccccccaatattgGGATCACCAATACATATCTCCAATCTTCTTTAGAGACCCATTTTTGCATTGcggtggaacaattaaatcatatatcacattcatatttctagttagaaattatttggttcctgaccctgaaccaatTGTGATACGGAGACcatatcataacttggctagatgcgtacaagtgctattgtatattaaataatacataacataccaaatttcgttttggattttttttcctcataaccaatggttttagctataattggaggcatataaTTTCTACTAAATTAACTTAGatttaaactagcattatcaagataaattatcataatttatattatggaactGTGCTCtcataatttgagcaagcaaccttgcaaaagccaaactgcaagttgataacaaatgcacatgtggccatagaatagatgcatctattaaaattatattatagtaaacggttcacatggaaggtgactgggcccatatatttatcaccttttattcgttccagaaatcgAGGGATTCAATCTCAACTTTAACTGGTATGTCATGTGAATatgcaacacaagagaattcttgaagaatcttctatttcttcaatatatgccaagtgaattctcaattaattcTCGCATCATAATTGAATCGTGATGGCCAACCGGTCAttccaactaatatttatttcagtaaacttctagtttatttgtggcttgtgattgcatcatcatgcttatacctGTGTAGTACAGATAGAAGAAAAGTCAagtaatctttcatatttacccggtatgattatagtaatataaagatattcaatcttatttttatttatagtatCAATATGCTAACCATTTTGGCtaatacatttgaaactcaaaatgtttcttttgagacttactacaatattaatATCATGGacaatttcattcatccgggtagtaataAATTAGTTCTTCTGGAGCTCTTAATTGATCTTCTACtgcaagatcttttgtcacaccatccataaaGTGAATGTCTCTTTCACAGAgaaaatcatatcataataaattgtcatggtcaaaatcatcataagcaaaatcatttcttgctttaattttgcctttaatagcTTTTATAAGGCATGCCAAAATACTTTTTGGCGTATCAGATGTACGCAACCAAttacatattcatgtaaccacacaataatatttattttttttatttcactcAATCCTTTCTTAGAGGTAAGTTGTATGGTATGAATCCAATCATGCATTgtatgtctttattcattacttttatcacatattgccgcattcacctttaggaatgggtctacattctcaatgcttatcacaagtcacattctcttcaaggaatggatcataatcagcagcatgctttattatttttcatatcaATTTGATGGTAAATATTGCCTTCACACTTTGAAGGACTATTTctagaacccttattgttctcctttttataatcatagtgatgactattattattttgatctttggaaCGCCGACgttcattggtcaaccacttgcctttatttagacttattatgtgTCGCTACCACATTCatttcaagaatggagcaaatcaagtgggacaatcttcatacatttttcatgaaaaatatattatttttctttaatcaTCATTACGtcatcaacatgtcatcaactcTTACCCATATAATGGTATGTTAGGCCATAATGAGTTGGggctcaaacccaactcttataaTCACGGTGCACCGGGACTCACACCCGACGCCTTACCCTCATGGTGCATTGGGACTTGAGCCTACCGTCTTATCCTTATATAACGTTTATCACAAATTGTCtgattcacttcagggaatgtaACATAATTTTACATAGCCATAAATTAAAACTTTAGTAAGTTCAACATATCAAACACTATGATAAAAATAAGTgaattaaaaatgataaaaataagtgaattaaaaatgataaaaaaatattatcaacgATAATTTTGGTCTAGTAAATACTCATGtactaatatactatatataaactTATCAAAACATATTATTTAGATATAGTACTATATATCATGAACTACCATTTCATTAACCATAAATTAATCCAAAGTGTAATTAGATATATTCTACTCCAGAAAACAAGAAAGCTTAATCATTGTTACTAGCATATTCTGTATTTACACAAAATATGTCCTAATAGACTAGCTAGTTATAAACCTTGATGATATTACCTTATCTAAGTATTAGTTAATGCACACTGCATCTAGTagtagattaaataaataatttctaaattaTTGGTTCATATATATGAAAAACAGTAAAGACTGTTGTAATCAACGCATATCATTTCGTGCAAATAAAAAGCCATGGAAACCAAATGACACATGCATATGACTAGTAATTTTGAACATaactaaaaagaattaaaaatatcCGGCAAGCTAAGTCATCTCACTATTCttgcaaaagaaaaattattcATATCTCGATTGGAGAGAAATTGACTTACTCTTTTAGGAAGGAGATAATACCTTAAAGAAATAGATATCTCAATTGGTAAGAGgatcgtgctgataacgtgtcatgaaataaaaataatttagtaaaacatgaacaagaaatggagatagagagaatgaagagattttcttcttcaaattgtatatcttttcctatctattacaaagactttatatatgcatgaaaagtgaagaatcaCTATTgtaaatatgtcattaagcatttgagaggaAGATCATGGAGTTACAATCATAACTCCTTAAGTATTAGAGTAGTGTGATTTATGgagataatggagaagagtaAATATCCATCGtcaattaatttttcttataacaactaTAACTATCCTTGATTTTTAGTTAATTGCAAAACTATGGAATACAGGTAAATTCAACCATGTGGACACCGGCACAAAACATGGAATAATGAAGAAATTATTACTATGATTTCTCTCAGAGCTAATTGCAGTAGGTTCTTGGTGATCTTGAGCATGTTCTTGAATAATCTCCAATGGAACAATGGCACGTTCACATGGAACttgacttgttggaatatttccACCAGTTTCTTGGGCATGTTCTTGAATTGTATGTTCAGAAACATTACGAGTCTCTCTTTCTGAAATAATTATTTCTTCAAGATGAACGTCGAAAATACTTGGCTTCTTACGATTTTTTCTCTCATCGGAAGCAGCAGCCAATCTCATAAAATACTTCTGAGCATGGCTAGCAATTTGAATATGTGTTCTATTAGGCAAGAAATCTTTACTAATCTTTGCCCAATTGCTTTTCCCATGAATCTCCAACCCCTTCAAGAATAATCTGTGTTCATCTTCAGTCCATGGAattgctttcttgatttttcttccatagtTGGCTGAATCTTTTTTAGATGTAGTAGTAGAGATCTTCACGCCGAACAATTTGATGCTCTTGCCTTTCTCACTACATGTTCTTTGGTTATGCCCAATGCCACCACACAACGTGCAGTTCCAGGCCATTGATAATTTTCTCTTACTTTGCTATACGCTCAAAATCAAGAACGAGAACACAACTGGAGAATAGCTTTGGTccatatatataaagagatagaTGGATGATTTATATAGAAAAGTTTCCTTTTATGCTATGTAAAGCTGCAATGCTTTTATTAGATCCGAGTGAAAATAAAAGGAACGTGGTCTCTCTCGTAGGACTAAGGAAAATATTGACAATTATTTATGGGAAAGAGAGGTCAAGGTCTCAAGGATCATGATTATTACTGTAATAACTTACCAtaatttttccttctttaaatcTGCTTTCAAATCCAAACGCCGTGTAATAATTCAAGGAAAGTTATTTTTCCCTGAGATTTCATCTAAATTTCAAATAATCCACTAGATCCGGAAAATTGATCAATAGATATTTTCCTTCATTAACAGCTGATTTTTAATATGTAGTGTTTAATTTCTTTCCAACCGACTTtttattgtatttatttatgGAGACACAAATCTAAAAGTTATTTACTAGTATATTATATTGCCATAGTAAAGAATAAAGATA
Proteins encoded in this window:
- the LOC107828029 gene encoding uncharacterized protein LOC107828029: MRKKSKVDVQEKAQAKPTSYTGSRKQNLMAPTEATNEANSYTFLGHKNVKRRKNINPYYNGDRNMLMYRNSFHVQSREQVMIRDNLMIENKESVTDAANYSKSSKGSGIKNSFKQMMMRIINRGKPAKEEGRVYSVFEKALTEKDVQGMLLIPAKFARYFPSFDKTISRTNGHTRRDVELQFFDPGGTFWEIKWVKDRSQYFFSGKWKDIVAEHELKSGDVIIIELSHDKHFPIRFKKQRNILVWEQQVVKESESTH
- the LOC107828027 gene encoding transcription factor MYB1R1-like — translated: MAWNCTLCGGIGHNQRTCSEKGKSIKLFGVKISTTTSKKDSANYGRKIKKAIPWTEDEHRLFLKGLEIHGKSNWAKISKDFLPNRTHIQIASHAQKYFMRLAAASDERKNRKKPSIFDVHLEEIIISERETRNVSEHTIQEHAQETGGNIPTSQVPCERAIVPLEIIQEHAQDHQEPTAISSERNHSNNFFIIPCFVPVSTWLNLPVFHSFAIN